One window from the genome of Caloenas nicobarica isolate bCalNic1 chromosome 21, bCalNic1.hap1, whole genome shotgun sequence encodes:
- the CLPS gene encoding colipase: MAKVMALCLLLVLLLLAPALPVPHQRGLIFNLSTGELCLQSAQCKSGCCHRQNGLSLARCAPKAAESQECSPKSLYGVYYQCPCEAGLTCDVDRTIIGSITNSDFGLCVDPNESR, translated from the exons ATGGCCAAGGTGATGgccctctgcctgctcctggtcctgctgctcctggctccagcactgcctgtGCCACACCAGCGAGGGCTCATCTTCAACTTG AGCACTGGGGAGCTGTGCCTGCAGAGTGCCCAGTGCAAGAGTGGCTGCTGCCACCGGCAGAATGGCCTGAGCCTGGCCCGTTGTGCACCGAAGGCAGCAGAGTCCCAGGAGTGCTCCCCAAAG AGCCTCTATGGAGTCTACTACCAGTGTCCTTGCGAGGCCGGCTTGACCTGCGACGTTGATAGGACCATCATAGGCTCTATCACCAACAGTGACTTCGGCCTCTGCGTGGATCCCAATGAGTCACGGTGA